The Sulfurihydrogenibium subterraneum DSM 15120 genomic interval AAGAAGCAGTTAAAGATAAAAATATAAAATCAAAAGTAATTCCTTATCTTGCTGAATGTTATTTTTACATGAGAGATTACAAATCTGTAAAAAGTATTTTAAAAGAATTAGACTTAATCTTAGATGTTAGAGTTAAATTTGTAAAGGATTTTTGGGTGGGAGATGTCGGTTATAATTGATAAGGAGAAAAAAATAGATATATTATTGATAGCTGAAGGTACTTATCCTTATATTCGTGGTGGAGTATCTACGTGGATACACGATTTAATAAATGGCCTTTCAGATTTTAATTTTGGTGTAATATTTTTAGGTAGTAGACCAGAAGATTATGGAGATATAAAATACAAACTTCCAGATAATCTTGTATATTTGTCTGTAGATTATCTTTTTGAATTTAAAGAATCTGTTATTTCCGAAGGGATAAAAGCTAAAAAAGAAATTTTTTCATACATTGAATTTCTTCATAAATGGTTTAAAGAATTTCATAACACAGAATTGGAATTTCCAGATAAATTAAAATCTTTGTCCTTTTATACAGAAGAGATAACGAAGGAAATATTTTTATATAGTAAGGAATCTTGGGATTTTATTATAAATATGTATGCTAATTATGCAGTAGAAACCCCATTTGTAGATTATTTTTGGACTATAAGAAATATTCATGCACCTATTTTTGTTGTGTCTGGTCTAGCAAAAAAAATCCCTAATTTTGAGATAGTACATAGTCCATCAACCGGATATGCAGGATTTTTAGCATCTTTACTCTCTTACGATAGAAAAAAACCATTTATATTAACAGAGCATGGAATCTATACAAGAGAAAGAAAAATAGATTTGTTAAATACTGATTGGCTTGTAGACAAAAGATTATTTTTCCAGAAGGATATAGGAGAACTTGATCACATAAGGAATCTTTGGATAAGATTTTTTGAAAGTATTGGAAAATTTATCTACAAAGCAAGTAGTGTAATAATTTCTCTTTTTTCCACAGCAAGAGAAATTCAAATATTATACGGAGCTGACCCTGATAAATGTATAGTTATCCCAAATGGAGTTGATGTAGAAGGATATTCAAAACCTTTACGACAAAGACCTGAATATATTCCAAAAGTAATTACTCTTTTAGGTAGGGTTGTTCCGATAAAGGATATTAAGACATTTATTAAAGCTATGAGAATTGTAAGTAATAAGATTCCTGATGTAGAGGGGTGGATAGTAGGTCCTACTGATGAAGACCCTGACTATTACAATGAGTGTTTAAATCTTGTGGAAACTTTTAAGTTAAAAAATAACGTAAAATTTCTTGGATTTCAAAATCCAAAAGATATATTTCCTAAAACAGGAATACTTACGCTTACATCTATAAGTGAAGGTATGCCTCTGGTTGTGTTAGAAGGTTTTGCAGCTGGAGTCCCGTGTGTCGCAACAGACGTTGGATCTTGCCGTCAACTTATATATGGTGGCTTAAATGAAGAAGATATAAAAATAGGAAAAGCTGGAAAGGTTGTTCCTATAGCTAATCCTGAAAAATTAGCAGAAGCTTACATAAAACTATTGGAAGATGAAAATCTATGGAAATCTTGTCAAGAAGCTGCAATAAAGCGTGTAAATACTTTTTATACTAAAAGCCAGTTTCTTAATAATTATAGAAAGATTTATACGGATATGAGGAGCAAATGGCAGGGATAAGCTTTGAATTAAGAAAGGTTTTAAGAGAAAGGACTTTAGGTTCTATAGCAAAGGCTTTTGGATATTCTACATTTTTAAGTGCTGGTCCATATTTAATATCTATCACAACTTTAATTTTATCTTACTATTTACTTAGTCCTTTTGTTAGCGATAAGAGAGTAATTATACAGTTTCAAGTTATTATTACTTATCTTGTAGCTTTTAGTTTAATATTAACTGGCTTTTCCCAACTAATGATTACAAGATTTATAGCAGACAGAATTTTTGAAAAAAAATATAATTTAGTTCTTCCGAACCTATTAGGTAATATGATTTTAAATATGGCAATAGGGTTTATTATCTCTCTTTTATTTGGGTTAATATTTTTTAAGGAACAGGGCTCTCTTTTTATAATTTTGTATTCGTTTAATTATACAATATTTTGTGGTTTGTGGATTGTAAATGTTGTATTAAGTAGTTTAAAAAGTTATAAATTCATAGTTTTATCTTTTGCATTGGGATATTTAACTTTTTTAGTACTTTCTCTACTTTTTGTAAAGTTTGGTTTAAATGGATTATTGCTTTCTTTCTTTTTAGGACAATCTTTACTTTTCTATATGTTGATAGGTTATATGATAAAAAATCATGATTCAGACAGTATACTTAGATTTGATTTTTTTGATAAAGATAAAATTTATATATCATTAATATTCTCAGGATTTTTCTATAACATTGGTGTATGGGTTGATAAGTTTGTGTTCTGGTTTACACCTTTTACAAGTGTTGAAATTTTAGGGCCTATAAGATCTTCTTTAGTTTATGATATTCCTATGTTTTTAGCTTATATATCCATAGCTCCCGGTATGGCAATATTTTTCTTAAAATTAGAAATGGAATTCGCCGAGTATTACGATAGATATTATAAAGCTGTTAGAGAAGGAGCTACATTACCTAAAATATACGAATACGGAGATGAGATGATTCTCTCCGCCAGAAACGTCGTATTAGATACAATGAGGATTCAGGGAATAGCCTTTGTAATATTTTTACTGTTTGATGAATTTTTGCTCAAATTATTTAACATTTCCCTGCTTTATATTCCCTTATTACACATACTTATGCTTGGTACATATCTTCAACTTATATTTATGTCTATTTTAGCAATTTTAAACTATTTTGATAGGAGAATAGAAGCAATGGTTTCTTCACTTATATTTGCAATTACAAACTTTATTTTTTCATTAATTACGATATATTTAGGACCTTATTACTACGGATACGGTTTTATTTTTTCCTTATTGGTTAGTAATGTTGTTGCTATTATTTTGCTCAGGAGGTTCTTAGATGAGGTTCATTATAGGACTTTTATGTTTGTTTAATATATTTATGGGGATTTTTTCAAAATCTTTTGCTAAAGATATTGCAATTGGTTTTATTTACAGACAACCACCAGAGGAAGCCTTTTACCTTTATGATTGGCTTGTTGTAGACCCAGATAATTTTTCTTGGGAGAAGTTTGATGAAAAATTCTACATTAAAAATAAAAAAGCTAAACTAATAGCTTATATATCCCTTGGAGAGATAGAGCCTTATAGAAGTTATTACAAAGATATTAAAAAAGAGTGGATTTTAGGAGAAAATAAAGCTTGGAAAACTTACATTGCAGATATAAGGAATAAAGAATATCAAAGATTTTTATTGAGAAAAGTGATAAAAAATCTTGATAGGTTTGATGGAATATTTTTTGATACACTTGATAGCTATCAGCACGTTTTAAATCCACAGGAGTTTAAATCTTACGAAGATGCCATGGCAGATTTTCTAAAAGAAGTAAGAAAAAGATACCCAGACAAAATTATTTTAGTAAATAGAGGTTTTGAAATAGCTGATAAAGTTGTAGGAGTTGTAGATGGATATGTTACAGAGAGCCTTTTCTATGGAATTGATGTAAAAAGTATGAAGTATAAAAAAATGAGTCAGGAAGATACTCAGTGGCTTTTAAACAAGTTGAATCAAATTAAAAATTTAGGTTTTAAAGTTATAGTCATCGATTATGTAGACCCTAAAAATAAAAAATTGGCAAAAGAAGTAGCAAAAGAAATATATCAGCTTGGATTTATACCTTATGTAGCAGACAAAAATTTACAAACATTAGGCACAAGTATTTATCAATTAATACCAAGAAAAGTTCTTATGTTCTATGATTCCAAAGAAAATGATGTAGCATATTCAGCGATTCATAGATTATATCAGGTATATGTTGAGTATTTAGGATACGTTCCCGTGTTATACGACATTCAAAAAGGATTACCTGACAGATTTTTAGTTGACGAGTATGCAGGGGTTTTAATAAGATTATCAAAAGTAGAAAACGAAAAACAGTTTATCGATTGGGTAAAAAAACAAATTGATGACGGATTAAAAGTTTTTTTTCTTGATTTTTTCCCTGTATCTGAAGACTTATTAAGCTCTTTAGGAATAAATTATTATGGAATGAAATCACCATTTAATAAAGCAGAAGTTTTAGAAAGAAAATACAATTACTTTGAAATTGAGCCTGAATTAGAAAGTATTCCCTTAGTCAGTATAGAAAACGCAAACCCAGTACTGACTATAAAATACAATAATAAAACTTTTATCCCTTTTGCAATTACAACTTGGGGAGGTTATGCTTTAGAAGGAAGTTTCTTAAGGCTTATTGGTGATGATGCTTTATTTATTTTTGACCCTGTAAAAGTTTTTAGAGACATTTTTAATCCAGATTTTCCAGCTTTGGACATTACGACGGAAAATGGAAGAAGAATACTTACAGCCCACATTGATGGAGACGCTTTTTTTGGAGTGGCAGATTTTGACCCTTCCAAAACAACAGGAGAAATCATAAGAGATAAAATTATAAAAAAGTATAATATTCCACACACTGTATCAATTATAGAAGGAGAAGTATCTCGAGAAGGCCTTTATCCTGAAAAGAGTAAGCATTTAGAAGAAGTAGCAAGGTCTATATTCCAGCTAGATAATGTAGAAGTAGCAAGTCATTCTTTTTCCCACCCTTTTAAATGGATAAAAATAGAAAAGTTATCGCAAAACCATGAATATGTAGAAGTTTATAATTTACAAATAAAAGGTTATACATTCTCATTAGAAAGAGAAATTATTGGTTCTGTTAAATATATTAACGAAAATTTAGCTCCGAAAGATAAAAAAGTAAAAGTTTTTTTATGGACAGGTGATTGCGTTCCAAGTGAAGAAGCTCTTAAAACAACATATAAACTAAAAATATACAACACTAACGGTGGTGATACTACTATAGATGCCAAAAATCCATTTTTTAGTTTTATAGGACCAATGGGATTAAACAGAGATGAATTTTTTCAAATCTATGCACCAATTCAAAATGAAAATATTTATACAAACTTATGGAGAGACTACTTTGGTTATGTAAACGTTGTAAGCACATACAAACTTATAGATAAACCTTACAGATTTAAACCTATCGCCATATACTATCACTTTTACTCTGGGCAAAAACTTTTATCTTTGAAGGCTTTAGATGAAGTATACCAATATGCTTTATCTCAAGAAGTTAATCCTATGTTTTTATCCGAGTATGACCAAAGAGTTTTAGAATTTAGAAATACTGCTGTCTGTAAAGATGTTAGAGATGATTCTATTGTTATAAGGGGAGAAGGCAATCTTAAAACAGTTAGAATAGATAAAGATGTTAAAGTAGATGTATTTAATAGTAAAGGTGTAGTTGGTTTTAAAAATATCAACGCTAGTACTTACATTCATTTAGATAATTCAGCTGATTACAAATTAAGTTTTAGCAATACACTACCAAATTTTTACTTGATAGATTCTAACGGTCAGATAGCAGAGTTTAAAGTAGAAGAAAATAAAATTAAAATTCATCTAAAAAGTTATATTCCTTTAGAATTTAAGATTTTTAACCGAAATTGTAAAGTAAGTATACAGCCAAAAGGTTATTCTCAAAAATTCGGAGATAAGCACATATATGAATATAGATTTACAAAAGAAAAAGAAGCCTATGTGGAAGCCTACTGCAACTAAAGAGATTTTTTCCTATAAGGAAATTTTTGGATTTGTTTTAATAGTTGTAGTGCTTTCTGTGGCAATATTTCCAAAGGGAAAAATTGAAAAGTTAATCTTTCAAGAAGATACAAATATAGATTTATCTAACATTTATCTGGAAAATTTGATAAGAATAACTGATGACGATAATTTGAGATTATTGCTTGCCGAAAGATACATAAACCTTGGTTATAAGGAAAAGGCTCTTACTATACTGAAGAATTTAGAATCAGACAGTGATCCTGAAATAAGGTCTAAAGCAAAAATTTTAAGTTATAGGATATTAAAAGTAGAATACTTTTCTAAAAATACTTCGAATGAAAGACAACAAGAGTTAATAAAACAAATGCGTAAGATTTTGTTAGACAGCTTAAATTCTACTACTAATTTAAATACTTTAAAAGATATATACAACGAATCACTTTCAATGGCATTTGTAGATATTGCTTATAAAACGGCAATGAAGGCTGTAAGTATAAAAAATGATGATTTATTCTGGTTAAAACAGGCATACGCTCAAGCGTTAGCTACACAGCATTATCAAGATGCACAAAAGTTATCATATAGATTATCAAAAATAGATAAAAACAATAGTCTAAAGTGGCTTAACGAGTATTACAACATATCTGTAGCAATAAAAGATTATACTTCTGCATCAAAAGCTTTAAAAGAAATGGCTACTATAGATAGCCAACACTCATTTACTTACTATAAAAAGTTAGTAAACCTTTATATGTATGTAAAAGATTATAACTCAGCTTTAAATCTTGTTCAGAA includes:
- the pelF gene encoding GT4 family glycosyltransferase PelF; amino-acid sequence: MSVIIDKEKKIDILLIAEGTYPYIRGGVSTWIHDLINGLSDFNFGVIFLGSRPEDYGDIKYKLPDNLVYLSVDYLFEFKESVISEGIKAKKEIFSYIEFLHKWFKEFHNTELEFPDKLKSLSFYTEEITKEIFLYSKESWDFIINMYANYAVETPFVDYFWTIRNIHAPIFVVSGLAKKIPNFEIVHSPSTGYAGFLASLLSYDRKKPFILTEHGIYTRERKIDLLNTDWLVDKRLFFQKDIGELDHIRNLWIRFFESIGKFIYKASSVIISLFSTAREIQILYGADPDKCIVIPNGVDVEGYSKPLRQRPEYIPKVITLLGRVVPIKDIKTFIKAMRIVSNKIPDVEGWIVGPTDEDPDYYNECLNLVETFKLKNNVKFLGFQNPKDIFPKTGILTLTSISEGMPLVVLEGFAAGVPCVATDVGSCRQLIYGGLNEEDIKIGKAGKVVPIANPEKLAEAYIKLLEDENLWKSCQEAAIKRVNTFYTKSQFLNNYRKIYTDMRSKWQG
- the pelG gene encoding exopolysaccharide Pel transporter PelG, with protein sequence MAGISFELRKVLRERTLGSIAKAFGYSTFLSAGPYLISITTLILSYYLLSPFVSDKRVIIQFQVIITYLVAFSLILTGFSQLMITRFIADRIFEKKYNLVLPNLLGNMILNMAIGFIISLLFGLIFFKEQGSLFIILYSFNYTIFCGLWIVNVVLSSLKSYKFIVLSFALGYLTFLVLSLLFVKFGLNGLLLSFFLGQSLLFYMLIGYMIKNHDSDSILRFDFFDKDKIYISLIFSGFFYNIGVWVDKFVFWFTPFTSVEILGPIRSSLVYDIPMFLAYISIAPGMAIFFLKLEMEFAEYYDRYYKAVREGATLPKIYEYGDEMILSARNVVLDTMRIQGIAFVIFLLFDEFLLKLFNISLLYIPLLHILMLGTYLQLIFMSILAILNYFDRRIEAMVSSLIFAITNFIFSLITIYLGPYYYGYGFIFSLLVSNVVAIILLRRFLDEVHYRTFMFV
- a CDS encoding bifunctional glycoside hydrolase 114/ polysaccharide deacetylase family protein; amino-acid sequence: MRFIIGLLCLFNIFMGIFSKSFAKDIAIGFIYRQPPEEAFYLYDWLVVDPDNFSWEKFDEKFYIKNKKAKLIAYISLGEIEPYRSYYKDIKKEWILGENKAWKTYIADIRNKEYQRFLLRKVIKNLDRFDGIFFDTLDSYQHVLNPQEFKSYEDAMADFLKEVRKRYPDKIILVNRGFEIADKVVGVVDGYVTESLFYGIDVKSMKYKKMSQEDTQWLLNKLNQIKNLGFKVIVIDYVDPKNKKLAKEVAKEIYQLGFIPYVADKNLQTLGTSIYQLIPRKVLMFYDSKENDVAYSAIHRLYQVYVEYLGYVPVLYDIQKGLPDRFLVDEYAGVLIRLSKVENEKQFIDWVKKQIDDGLKVFFLDFFPVSEDLLSSLGINYYGMKSPFNKAEVLERKYNYFEIEPELESIPLVSIENANPVLTIKYNNKTFIPFAITTWGGYALEGSFLRLIGDDALFIFDPVKVFRDIFNPDFPALDITTENGRRILTAHIDGDAFFGVADFDPSKTTGEIIRDKIIKKYNIPHTVSIIEGEVSREGLYPEKSKHLEEVARSIFQLDNVEVASHSFSHPFKWIKIEKLSQNHEYVEVYNLQIKGYTFSLEREIIGSVKYINENLAPKDKKVKVFLWTGDCVPSEEALKTTYKLKIYNTNGGDTTIDAKNPFFSFIGPMGLNRDEFFQIYAPIQNENIYTNLWRDYFGYVNVVSTYKLIDKPYRFKPIAIYYHFYSGQKLLSLKALDEVYQYALSQEVNPMFLSEYDQRVLEFRNTAVCKDVRDDSIVIRGEGNLKTVRIDKDVKVDVFNSKGVVGFKNINASTYIHLDNSADYKLSFSNTLPNFYLIDSNGQIAEFKVEENKIKIHLKSYIPLEFKIFNRNCKVSIQPKGYSQKFGDKHIYEYRFTKEKEAYVEAYCN
- a CDS encoding tetratricopeptide repeat protein; amino-acid sequence: MNIDLQKKKKPMWKPTATKEIFSYKEIFGFVLIVVVLSVAIFPKGKIEKLIFQEDTNIDLSNIYLENLIRITDDDNLRLLLAERYINLGYKEKALTILKNLESDSDPEIRSKAKILSYRILKVEYFSKNTSNERQQELIKQMRKILLDSLNSTTNLNTLKDIYNESLSMAFVDIAYKTAMKAVSIKNDDLFWLKQAYAQALATQHYQDAQKLSYRLSKIDKNNSLKWLNEYYNISVAIKDYTSASKALKEMATIDSQHSFTYYKKLVNLYMYVKDYNSALNLVQNLYKTDTVNKSKWLDLMANIYLSQKDYSNAFNAYKEAFLGEKNLSKRKEYFKKSLEILLWSKKYDDLKTFLDSYYKEFLTDPEMAKFILKTSLATGDPKFAYKIALEMKQRGF